One stretch of Aeromicrobium fastidiosum DNA includes these proteins:
- a CDS encoding TetR/AcrR family transcriptional regulator — MVVSERRAERKREILEATRTLFDERGVRDAQIEDIARAVGINRAIIYRHFSGKEELFAETLVGYLQELDRTLAAVDDPTVDPEQRLRTITATFLDFGAALPAFVDCAQALLRRRGEELMEEVSQKVMIDLGLAMAGCLNHAVEILQAGVASGQFHVRDPNLMANIFYTQALGVLNLATLQLSVREENPGLPAVDAVPFDEVKSLVLIAAVAMARGTES; from the coding sequence ATGGTCGTTTCGGAACGCCGCGCAGAGCGCAAGAGGGAGATCCTGGAGGCGACGCGGACCCTGTTCGACGAGCGCGGAGTGAGGGACGCCCAGATCGAGGACATCGCCCGGGCCGTCGGCATCAACCGCGCGATCATCTACCGCCACTTCTCCGGCAAGGAGGAGCTGTTCGCCGAGACCCTCGTCGGATACCTGCAGGAGCTCGATCGCACGCTGGCCGCCGTCGACGACCCCACGGTCGACCCCGAGCAGCGCCTGCGCACCATCACCGCGACGTTCCTCGACTTCGGCGCGGCACTCCCGGCATTCGTCGACTGCGCGCAGGCGCTGCTGCGCCGACGCGGCGAGGAGCTCATGGAGGAGGTCAGCCAGAAGGTCATGATCGACCTCGGCCTGGCCATGGCAGGTTGCCTCAACCACGCCGTCGAGATCCTGCAGGCCGGCGTCGCGTCCGGGCAGTTCCACGTCCGCGACCCCAACCTGATGGCCAACATCTTCTACACGCAGGCGCTCGGCGTCCTCAACCTCGCGACCCTGCAGCTGTCGGTGCGCGAGGAGAACCCGGGCCTGCCCGCGGTCGACGCCGTGCCGTTCGACGAGGTCAAGTCGCTCGTGCTGATCGCAGCCGTCGCGATGGCCCGCGGCACCGAGTCCTGA
- a CDS encoding SDR family oxidoreductase, with translation MPRGLVTGVALTGGIAAGIVTRLESDGWDVVTSDLSGSHLDCDLSEPDAPGELVARALREHGPLDALVLSHSHDVETGILDTTAESFDRHVAVNARAALLMIAAFARQVVDGGAVVALTSDATTGNLPYGASKGALDRIVISAARELGPLGISANVLNPGPIDTGWMDDDVRAGLLPHHPLGRLGEPRDVADVVAFLVSPAGRWISGQLLHADGGFSSRF, from the coding sequence GTGCCCCGCGGGCTGGTCACGGGCGTCGCCCTCACCGGCGGCATCGCCGCGGGCATCGTGACGCGGCTGGAGTCGGACGGCTGGGACGTCGTGACGTCCGACCTCTCCGGCAGCCACCTCGACTGCGACCTCTCCGAGCCGGACGCACCTGGCGAGCTCGTCGCACGGGCCCTGCGCGAGCACGGCCCCCTCGACGCCCTGGTGCTGAGCCACTCCCATGACGTCGAGACGGGGATCCTCGACACGACGGCGGAGAGCTTCGACCGGCACGTCGCGGTCAACGCGCGGGCCGCCCTGCTCATGATCGCGGCGTTCGCGCGCCAGGTCGTCGACGGCGGCGCGGTCGTGGCCCTCACGAGCGACGCCACGACCGGCAACCTCCCCTACGGTGCCTCCAAGGGTGCCCTCGACCGCATCGTGATCTCCGCCGCGAGGGAGCTCGGGCCCCTCGGCATCTCCGCCAACGTGCTCAACCCCGGGCCGATCGACACGGGCTGGATGGACGACGACGTCCGCGCGGGCCTGCTGCCGCACCACCCCCTTGGGCGGCTCGGCGAGCCCCGCGACGTCGCGGACGTCGTCGCTTTCTTGGTCTCGCCGGCCGGCCGCTGGATCTCCGGCCAGCTGCTGCACGCCGACGGCGGGTTCAGCTCGAGGTTCTAG